AACGTCGAGCTCACTCGGAAGTGAGCATCTCGCTCCGGACGCGGTTTAGAAGTCGCGCAGAAGCGCGCTGCACGCTTGCGGCATGCGTGGCTCGGGCTTGGCTGCCGAGCTGCCGCCGCCCTTCGAGGGCTTGAGTGCCTCGTCGCTCAGCCACCAGGCGAGGTCCGTCCCGCAGCCGTCGTCGCCGGTCAGCGCGGCTTGCGATTCGCAATCCGGGCTCCCGGCCGGGCAGCGCAGCCGCACATGAAAGTGTGCATCGTGACCCCACCAAGGGCGGATCTTGCGGAGCCAATCCCGATCGGCGCTGCCGCTGTTGCGACACAGCGCCTGTTTGATCGCCGCGTTGACGAAGATCCGATCGACATCCGGATGGCGTGCGGCCGTCTCGATCAGGCTGGTCTGGGCCGGCCCCCAGGCCGCGCTCACCGAGCGCCCGCCGGCTTGCACCATACTCTGCGGATCGGAGCGATCGTCCATCAGGCGACGGGCCGCAGCAGGCGAGTCCGCCAGCGTGAACCAGATGTCGACATCCAAACCGTTCTGATGGCTGCGATGGGAGGAGGGCATGCGCCCGCCGCGCGGCTGACTCAGGTCGCCGATCATGATGAGACGCTCGCCGCGCGACTGCTGCGCGAGCCCCATGTCTTCGACAAACCGCAGCAGATCGGGGTGACCGTAGTAGCGGTTGCGATAGCGACGGATGCTGACGTAACCGGGTCCGGTCTCCGGCAGCGCATCGGCACCGCCGATACATCCGTTGGACACGCCGCCGATCACCTGGGGCGGTCCGCTGCTCGGCGCTGCGACCGCGGCCCAAGGCGTGGCCTGGACGTTCAGCGTTGCAAAAAAGAGCATGGCGCCGACGATGCAGAGGGCGGGTCCGAGCTCGCGGACCTGAGTGATCCGGGTCATGGCTTCTCCTGAATGGCTTCCAGCGAATGAAACTGCGGCGCATGATACCCGGATCGCTCCGAGGATCGAGATCCTCCTTCAGACCACGAGGTGTCGTCCCATGTCCGAATTCACCAACGTCAGCGTCGTCAAGAAGGCCAACTGCTACTTCGACGGCGGCGTGACGAGTCGCACCATCCGCTTTCCCGACGGCAGCAAGAAGACACTCGGCATCATGCAGCCGGGCGACTACGCGTTCACCACCCACGACAAGGAGATCATGGAGATCCTCGACGGGGATCTGGATGTCCTGCTGCCCGATGCGGCGGAGTGGGTACAGGTGCAGGGCGGGGAGTCGTTCGAGGTTCCGGCTCGGGCGAAATTCAGCATTCACGTGCGGACGCTGACCGATTATTGCTGCTCCTTCGTCAGCTGATCGGGCCGCGCCTGGCGGATCAGGGGTTGTCGGTTAAACCGCGTCCAGAGCGAGATGCTAAATTTTCAAGTGAGCTCGGCGTTTGGTGTATCCACGGCCCTTAGCGGGGACGCGGTTTAAAATCATATCTTTTTTAATCTCTTAAACCGCGCCGGCTCCAGCGGTCGTTAAATCCGCGGGGGCCGATCCCATCCAAGAACATCGCATACCGCGTGGGGCGCGGTTTAAAAGGACCAGACGAGCGGAACGATCATGACCGTCACCAAGCCCACGACCAAGGTCAATGGGACCCCGATCCGCACGAAGTCCCCGAAGCGGTAGCCGCCGACATTGAACACCATCAGGTTGGTCTGATACCCGATGGGGGTGGCGAAGCTGGCGGATGCCGCAACCATCAGGGTCAGGATAAAGGGTGCGGGCGACACCCCCATGGCATGGGCCGCCTGCACGGCGATCGGGAACACCAGCACTGCGGCCACGTTGTTGGTCGCAAGCGAGGTGAGGAGGGCAGTCGCCGTAAAGACCAGGGCGAGTGTGACCCAGGGATCCCCGTCCGCCAGCCCGATCAGCCCGCCGGCCACCAGCGAGGCCGCGCCCGTCTTCTCCAAGGCGGCGCCGATGCCGAAGGAGGTTGCGATCACCACCAGCACCTGCCAGTCCGGCGAGCGCCGCGCGGTGCGGCTGTCGGTGCAGCGCGTAAGGATCATGAGCCCCGCGGACAGCAGTGCGGCCTCCAACATGCTCAGCCATCCCGCGGTGACCACGGCGACCATCGCGATCACGATGGCGATGGCGACCGGCGCGTGCTTGTGCTTGAGCGGATGCGAATCCCCGATCTGACTCACCAGCAGGAAGTCGCGCGAGTTCTTCTGCTGCTCCACGAAGTCCGGCCGTGTCTCGAGCAGGAGCGTGTCGCCCGGCGCCAGCACGATATCGCCGATCTTGCGGTCGACCCGCTCGCCGTTGCGTGCGAGCGCGATGATCACCGCGTCGTAGCGATTGCGAAACCGCCCTGCGCGCACGCTCTTGCCGACCAAGGGCGATTTATCCGACATCACCGCCTCGACGAAACAGCGCCCGGGGCGTGGCACGTCGAGCTTGAACACCTGATCGGTTGCCGGGATCAGGCCGCGCGTGCGCTGCAGGTCCATGACCGAATCCAGGATCCCGGCGAAGACCAGCCGGTCGTTCGCCTGCAGGACCTCCTGCGAGGACACCGCCGCCATGACTTGCTCGCCGCGCTCGATCTCGATGAGAAATAAACCGGGGAGCTGGCGCAGGCCGGCATCCTCGATGCTCTTGCCGATCAGCGGGCTGCCCGGCTCGACGAGCATCTCGGAGGTGTACTGGCGCACATCCTCGTAGCTGGCTGCCGCGGAGGTCCGTTTCGGGAGCAGCCAGTGCCCCGCCGTGAGCATGAAGACAAAGGTCGCGACCGTGATGGGCAGACCGACCCAGATCGGCTCGAAGAGACCCAGTCCCTCGCCGCCGAGGCGCTCCGTATAGAGCCCGTTGACCACCAGGTTGGTGCTGGTCCCGATCAGGGTGCAGGTGCCGCCGACGATACTGGCGTAGGAGAGCGGGATGAGCAGGCGCGAGAGCTCCAAGCGGTGTCGCTTGGCCCAGTCCTGCACCGCCGGTATAAAGATGGCCACGACCGGCGTGTTGTTCAGGAACGCGCTCAAACCCGCGACGGGCAACATCAGGCGCAAACGCGCGTCGGTCGGTCCGCGCGGACGTCCGAGCAGCCCCGGTCCGATCCAGCCGACGGCACCGGTCTGCGTGAGGCCCGTGACGACGACATAGAGCACGCCGACGGTCAGCATTCCCGGATTGGAAAAGCCGCTCAGGGCCTCCGCCGGGGTCAGGATGCCGAACAGGAGCAGCAGGGTGAGTGCACCGGCGGTGACGACATCCGGCGCCG
The sequence above is drawn from the Thiocapsa rosea genome and encodes:
- a CDS encoding pyrimidine/purine nucleoside phosphorylase, with amino-acid sequence MSEFTNVSVVKKANCYFDGGVTSRTIRFPDGSKKTLGIMQPGDYAFTTHDKEIMEILDGDLDVLLPDAAEWVQVQGGESFEVPARAKFSIHVRTLTDYCCSFVS
- the mepA gene encoding penicillin-insensitive murein endopeptidase; amino-acid sequence: MTRITQVRELGPALCIVGAMLFFATLNVQATPWAAVAAPSSGPPQVIGGVSNGCIGGADALPETGPGYVSIRRYRNRYYGHPDLLRFVEDMGLAQQSRGERLIMIGDLSQPRGGRMPSSHRSHQNGLDVDIWFTLADSPAAARRLMDDRSDPQSMVQAGGRSVSAAWGPAQTSLIETAARHPDVDRIFVNAAIKQALCRNSGSADRDWLRKIRPWWGHDAHFHVRLRCPAGSPDCESQAALTGDDGCGTDLAWWLSDEALKPSKGGGSSAAKPEPRMPQACSALLRDF
- a CDS encoding SLC13 family permease translates to MDAFVQLGWEGWFSLGIVVLCFGLFAFSRAAPDVVTAGALTLLLLFGILTPAEALSGFSNPGMLTVGVLYVVVTGLTQTGAVGWIGPGLLGRPRGPTDARLRLMLPVAGLSAFLNNTPVVAIFIPAVQDWAKRHRLELSRLLIPLSYASIVGGTCTLIGTSTNLVVNGLYTERLGGEGLGLFEPIWVGLPITVATFVFMLTAGHWLLPKRTSAAASYEDVRQYTSEMLVEPGSPLIGKSIEDAGLRQLPGLFLIEIERGEQVMAAVSSQEVLQANDRLVFAGILDSVMDLQRTRGLIPATDQVFKLDVPRPGRCFVEAVMSDKSPLVGKSVRAGRFRNRYDAVIIALARNGERVDRKIGDIVLAPGDTLLLETRPDFVEQQKNSRDFLLVSQIGDSHPLKHKHAPVAIAIVIAMVAVVTAGWLSMLEAALLSAGLMILTRCTDSRTARRSPDWQVLVVIATSFGIGAALEKTGAASLVAGGLIGLADGDPWVTLALVFTATALLTSLATNNVAAVLVFPIAVQAAHAMGVSPAPFILTLMVAASASFATPIGYQTNLMVFNVGGYRFGDFVRIGVPLTLVVGLVTVMIVPLVWSF